The Oryzias latipes chromosome 1, ASM223467v1 genome contains a region encoding:
- the aiolos gene encoding zinc finger protein Helios isoform X2 — protein sequence MGRRKQPRKATHRSSGISPALRTHAACIPYSEGVQRRSVESPVATEHQAEILISMNTETYPKVASQEGNGMAPRDAELKQQEEEKEKQANSINENGLHCDEKVSDARVIKTEAEETEGDEGYGKEAKVLPKEEVEGGSEEEFDEERMEEDNDEEQDMEGDEEGDSLNNPEDLSLVDYSRYEDPNLPNPATEPSHVTEAGPPRVQSQGKLSCDICGLSCISINVLLVHKRSHTGERPFHCSQCGASFTQKGNLLRHIKLHSGEKPFKCPMCSYACRRRDALSGHLRTHSVEKPFKCNHCSRSYKQRSSLEEHRERCHVYIQSKAGAEREDSHTSRSQMGPERALLLDRLASNVAKRKSSMPQKFTGDNGVCLDLSFNRDLVHRSDVKEHPPGSPGSNGQLGSIFSGLDSDPPPSHRSYPIPLNRTDIITNGHKMGMPPLGLPLGSQPPVSLDSFHPDGSQMSQPVVYSLGPLLGGGLSHQNGIPQPMSLSPLEAMRLMRADGEAGVPSGSVYPCGHCRVIFLDYVMFTIHMGCHGFRDPLECNVCGHRSRDRYEFSSHIARGEHRLELK from the exons ATGGGCCGTAGGAAGCAGCCCCGCAAGGCCACACACCGCTCCTCAG GGATCTCTCCAGCGCTCAGAACTCACGCAGCCTGTATTCCATATTCAGAGGGCGTCCAGCGGCGGAGTGTGGAATCTCCTGTGGCAACTGAGCATCAAGCAG AGATACTTATCAGCATGAACACAGAGACGTATCCTAAAGTTGCATCCCAGGAAGGAAACGGGATGG CTCCCAGGGATGCAGAGTTGAAGCAAcaagaggaggaaaaggagaagCAGGCGAACTCGATAAATGAGAATGGATTGCATTGTGATGAAAAAGTTTCAGATGCAC GAGTGATAAAAACTGAAGCCGAGGAGACAGAAGGTGATGAGGGCTATGGGAAAGAGGCGAAGGTTTTACCAAAGGAGGAAGTGGAGGGAGGCAGCGAGGAGGAGTTTGACGAGGAGAGGATGGAGGAGGACAACGATGAAGAGCAGGACATGGAAGGGGATGAAGAGGGGGACTCCCTAAACAACCCGGAGGACCTGTCGCTGGTGGACTACTCGCGCTACGAAGACCCTAACCTGCCCAACCCCGCGACTGAGCCCTCCCACGTCACTGAGGCCGGGCCTCCCCGCGTTCAGTCGCAAGGCAAGCTAAGCTGCGACATCTGTGGCCTGTCCTGCATCAGCATTAACGTGCTGCTCGTGCACAAGCGCAGCCACACGG GTGAGAGGCCTTTCCACTGCAGTCAGTGTGGGGCCTCCTTCACCCAGAAGGGAAACCTGCTTCGCCACATCAAACTGCACTCCGGGGAGAAGCCTTTCAAATGCCCGATGTGCAGCTACGCCTGCCGCCGCCGTGACGCCCTGAGCGGGCACCTGCGCACCCATTCTG TGGAGAAGCCGTTCAAGTGTAACCACTGCAGTCGCAGCTACAAGCAGAGGAGCTCTCTGGAAGAACACAGGGAGAGGTGTCATGTGTACATCCAGAGCAAGGCCGGCGCGGAAAGAG aggacAGCCACACATCCAGGTCTCAGATGGGCCCAGAGCGCGCGCTGCTGCTCGACAGACTTGCCAGCAACGTTGCCAAACGGAAGAGTTCGATGCCGCAGAAGTTTACCG GTGACAACGGCGTCTGTCTGGACCTGAGCTTTAACAGGGATCTGGTTCACCGCTCTGATGTGAAGGAGCATCCTCCGGGCTCTCCAGGGTCCAACGGCCAACTGGGGTCCATCTTCTCAGGCCTAGATAgcgacccccctccctcccacaGGTCGTATCCCATCCCATTGAATCGCACTGACATCATCACCAACGGCCACAAGATGGGCATGCCGCCCCTGGGTCTCCCCCTTGGCTCTCAGCCCCCCGTCAGCTTGGATTCGTTCCACCCCGATGGCTCCCAGATGTCCCAGCCTGTCGTGTACAGCTTAGGTCCCCTGCTTGGGGGGGGTCTGAGCCATCAGAACGGCATCCCCCAGCCGATGTCGCTGTCGCCCCTGGAGGCCATGCGATTGATGCGGGCCGACGGGGAGGCCGGGGTGCCGTCCGGGTCCGTGTACCCCTGTGGCCACTGCAGGGTGATCTTCCTGGACTACGTCATGTTCACCATCCACATGGGGTGCCACGGCTTCCGCGACCCGCTGGAGTGCAATGTGTGCGGCCACCGCAGCCGGGACCGTTATGAGTTCTCCTCCCACATAGCCCGCGGCGAGCACCGCCTAGAACTGAAGTAG
- the aiolos gene encoding zinc finger protein Helios isoform X1 has product MGRRKQPRKATHRSSGISPALRTHAACIPYSEGVQRRSVESPVATEHQAEILISMNTETYPKVASQEGNGMEAPRDAELKQQEEEKEKQANSINENGLHCDEKVSDARVIKTEAEETEGDEGYGKEAKVLPKEEVEGGSEEEFDEERMEEDNDEEQDMEGDEEGDSLNNPEDLSLVDYSRYEDPNLPNPATEPSHVTEAGPPRVQSQGKLSCDICGLSCISINVLLVHKRSHTGERPFHCSQCGASFTQKGNLLRHIKLHSGEKPFKCPMCSYACRRRDALSGHLRTHSVEKPFKCNHCSRSYKQRSSLEEHRERCHVYIQSKAGAEREDSHTSRSQMGPERALLLDRLASNVAKRKSSMPQKFTGDNGVCLDLSFNRDLVHRSDVKEHPPGSPGSNGQLGSIFSGLDSDPPPSHRSYPIPLNRTDIITNGHKMGMPPLGLPLGSQPPVSLDSFHPDGSQMSQPVVYSLGPLLGGGLSHQNGIPQPMSLSPLEAMRLMRADGEAGVPSGSVYPCGHCRVIFLDYVMFTIHMGCHGFRDPLECNVCGHRSRDRYEFSSHIARGEHRLELK; this is encoded by the exons ATGGGCCGTAGGAAGCAGCCCCGCAAGGCCACACACCGCTCCTCAG GGATCTCTCCAGCGCTCAGAACTCACGCAGCCTGTATTCCATATTCAGAGGGCGTCCAGCGGCGGAGTGTGGAATCTCCTGTGGCAACTGAGCATCAAGCAG AGATACTTATCAGCATGAACACAGAGACGTATCCTAAAGTTGCATCCCAGGAAGGAAACGGGATGG AAGCTCCCAGGGATGCAGAGTTGAAGCAAcaagaggaggaaaaggagaagCAGGCGAACTCGATAAATGAGAATGGATTGCATTGTGATGAAAAAGTTTCAGATGCAC GAGTGATAAAAACTGAAGCCGAGGAGACAGAAGGTGATGAGGGCTATGGGAAAGAGGCGAAGGTTTTACCAAAGGAGGAAGTGGAGGGAGGCAGCGAGGAGGAGTTTGACGAGGAGAGGATGGAGGAGGACAACGATGAAGAGCAGGACATGGAAGGGGATGAAGAGGGGGACTCCCTAAACAACCCGGAGGACCTGTCGCTGGTGGACTACTCGCGCTACGAAGACCCTAACCTGCCCAACCCCGCGACTGAGCCCTCCCACGTCACTGAGGCCGGGCCTCCCCGCGTTCAGTCGCAAGGCAAGCTAAGCTGCGACATCTGTGGCCTGTCCTGCATCAGCATTAACGTGCTGCTCGTGCACAAGCGCAGCCACACGG GTGAGAGGCCTTTCCACTGCAGTCAGTGTGGGGCCTCCTTCACCCAGAAGGGAAACCTGCTTCGCCACATCAAACTGCACTCCGGGGAGAAGCCTTTCAAATGCCCGATGTGCAGCTACGCCTGCCGCCGCCGTGACGCCCTGAGCGGGCACCTGCGCACCCATTCTG TGGAGAAGCCGTTCAAGTGTAACCACTGCAGTCGCAGCTACAAGCAGAGGAGCTCTCTGGAAGAACACAGGGAGAGGTGTCATGTGTACATCCAGAGCAAGGCCGGCGCGGAAAGAG aggacAGCCACACATCCAGGTCTCAGATGGGCCCAGAGCGCGCGCTGCTGCTCGACAGACTTGCCAGCAACGTTGCCAAACGGAAGAGTTCGATGCCGCAGAAGTTTACCG GTGACAACGGCGTCTGTCTGGACCTGAGCTTTAACAGGGATCTGGTTCACCGCTCTGATGTGAAGGAGCATCCTCCGGGCTCTCCAGGGTCCAACGGCCAACTGGGGTCCATCTTCTCAGGCCTAGATAgcgacccccctccctcccacaGGTCGTATCCCATCCCATTGAATCGCACTGACATCATCACCAACGGCCACAAGATGGGCATGCCGCCCCTGGGTCTCCCCCTTGGCTCTCAGCCCCCCGTCAGCTTGGATTCGTTCCACCCCGATGGCTCCCAGATGTCCCAGCCTGTCGTGTACAGCTTAGGTCCCCTGCTTGGGGGGGGTCTGAGCCATCAGAACGGCATCCCCCAGCCGATGTCGCTGTCGCCCCTGGAGGCCATGCGATTGATGCGGGCCGACGGGGAGGCCGGGGTGCCGTCCGGGTCCGTGTACCCCTGTGGCCACTGCAGGGTGATCTTCCTGGACTACGTCATGTTCACCATCCACATGGGGTGCCACGGCTTCCGCGACCCGCTGGAGTGCAATGTGTGCGGCCACCGCAGCCGGGACCGTTATGAGTTCTCCTCCCACATAGCCCGCGGCGAGCACCGCCTAGAACTGAAGTAG
- the aiolos gene encoding zinc finger protein Helios isoform X3 codes for MNTETYPKVASQEGNGMEAPRDAELKQQEEEKEKQANSINENGLHCDEKVSDARVIKTEAEETEGDEGYGKEAKVLPKEEVEGGSEEEFDEERMEEDNDEEQDMEGDEEGDSLNNPEDLSLVDYSRYEDPNLPNPATEPSHVTEAGPPRVQSQGKLSCDICGLSCISINVLLVHKRSHTGERPFHCSQCGASFTQKGNLLRHIKLHSGEKPFKCPMCSYACRRRDALSGHLRTHSVEKPFKCNHCSRSYKQRSSLEEHRERCHVYIQSKAGAEREDSHTSRSQMGPERALLLDRLASNVAKRKSSMPQKFTGDNGVCLDLSFNRDLVHRSDVKEHPPGSPGSNGQLGSIFSGLDSDPPPSHRSYPIPLNRTDIITNGHKMGMPPLGLPLGSQPPVSLDSFHPDGSQMSQPVVYSLGPLLGGGLSHQNGIPQPMSLSPLEAMRLMRADGEAGVPSGSVYPCGHCRVIFLDYVMFTIHMGCHGFRDPLECNVCGHRSRDRYEFSSHIARGEHRLELK; via the exons ATGAACACAGAGACGTATCCTAAAGTTGCATCCCAGGAAGGAAACGGGATGG AAGCTCCCAGGGATGCAGAGTTGAAGCAAcaagaggaggaaaaggagaagCAGGCGAACTCGATAAATGAGAATGGATTGCATTGTGATGAAAAAGTTTCAGATGCAC GAGTGATAAAAACTGAAGCCGAGGAGACAGAAGGTGATGAGGGCTATGGGAAAGAGGCGAAGGTTTTACCAAAGGAGGAAGTGGAGGGAGGCAGCGAGGAGGAGTTTGACGAGGAGAGGATGGAGGAGGACAACGATGAAGAGCAGGACATGGAAGGGGATGAAGAGGGGGACTCCCTAAACAACCCGGAGGACCTGTCGCTGGTGGACTACTCGCGCTACGAAGACCCTAACCTGCCCAACCCCGCGACTGAGCCCTCCCACGTCACTGAGGCCGGGCCTCCCCGCGTTCAGTCGCAAGGCAAGCTAAGCTGCGACATCTGTGGCCTGTCCTGCATCAGCATTAACGTGCTGCTCGTGCACAAGCGCAGCCACACGG GTGAGAGGCCTTTCCACTGCAGTCAGTGTGGGGCCTCCTTCACCCAGAAGGGAAACCTGCTTCGCCACATCAAACTGCACTCCGGGGAGAAGCCTTTCAAATGCCCGATGTGCAGCTACGCCTGCCGCCGCCGTGACGCCCTGAGCGGGCACCTGCGCACCCATTCTG TGGAGAAGCCGTTCAAGTGTAACCACTGCAGTCGCAGCTACAAGCAGAGGAGCTCTCTGGAAGAACACAGGGAGAGGTGTCATGTGTACATCCAGAGCAAGGCCGGCGCGGAAAGAG aggacAGCCACACATCCAGGTCTCAGATGGGCCCAGAGCGCGCGCTGCTGCTCGACAGACTTGCCAGCAACGTTGCCAAACGGAAGAGTTCGATGCCGCAGAAGTTTACCG GTGACAACGGCGTCTGTCTGGACCTGAGCTTTAACAGGGATCTGGTTCACCGCTCTGATGTGAAGGAGCATCCTCCGGGCTCTCCAGGGTCCAACGGCCAACTGGGGTCCATCTTCTCAGGCCTAGATAgcgacccccctccctcccacaGGTCGTATCCCATCCCATTGAATCGCACTGACATCATCACCAACGGCCACAAGATGGGCATGCCGCCCCTGGGTCTCCCCCTTGGCTCTCAGCCCCCCGTCAGCTTGGATTCGTTCCACCCCGATGGCTCCCAGATGTCCCAGCCTGTCGTGTACAGCTTAGGTCCCCTGCTTGGGGGGGGTCTGAGCCATCAGAACGGCATCCCCCAGCCGATGTCGCTGTCGCCCCTGGAGGCCATGCGATTGATGCGGGCCGACGGGGAGGCCGGGGTGCCGTCCGGGTCCGTGTACCCCTGTGGCCACTGCAGGGTGATCTTCCTGGACTACGTCATGTTCACCATCCACATGGGGTGCCACGGCTTCCGCGACCCGCTGGAGTGCAATGTGTGCGGCCACCGCAGCCGGGACCGTTATGAGTTCTCCTCCCACATAGCCCGCGGCGAGCACCGCCTAGAACTGAAGTAG